A stretch of Physeter macrocephalus isolate SW-GA chromosome 8, ASM283717v5, whole genome shotgun sequence DNA encodes these proteins:
- the LOC102982722 gene encoding LOW QUALITY PROTEIN: GTP:AMP phosphotransferase AK3, mitochondrial-like (The sequence of the model RefSeq protein was modified relative to this genomic sequence to represent the inferred CDS: deleted 1 base in 1 codon) — protein MWDPPRPGHEPASPISAGGLATTAPPEKPKVKLLNLHCVSSFSFRTPHLFRPSHCIVGEFLDSIFQLSHTLFFRSVRPFPHGLRPLAPCASSWLYPRRRAAETGSEHAGAAGVQPGAQPLAWPWPHSAAMGASRQFLCSVIMGAPGSGKSTLALHIIKHFQLKKFSSGDMLRDNMLRDTEIGVLANIFMAQGKLIPDDLMTRLILQELKNFTQYNWLLCGFPRTLTQAEARDRVYQVHLVMNLNVPFEVIRQRLTAHWIHPASGRIYNLEFNPPKAADVDDVTGEPLIQHVDDQPETLIKRMKVYEDQTKPVLEYFEKKGVLETFSGTETNQIWPCMHAFLQTEFPQRHQKTQLPHEEKSL, from the exons atgtgggatcctcccagaccggggcacgaacccgcgtcccctatatcggcaggcggactcgcaaccactgcgccaccagagaagcccaaggtGAAACTTTTGAATCTACactgtgtttcttcattttcctttcgtACCCCCCACCTCTTCCGCCCTTCACACTGCATTGTGGGAGAATTCCTTGACTCAATCTTTCAACTCTCACATACGCTCTTCTTCCGTAGCGTCCGTCCGTTTCCGCATGGGTTGCGCCCTCTCGCCCCCTGCGCTTCTTCATGGCTCTACCCCCGACGTCGGGCCGCCGAGACTGGGAGCGAGCACGCAGGCGCAGCCGGTGTCCAACCAGGAGCCCAACCGTTGGCTTGGCCCTGGCCTCACTCTGCAGCCATGGGAGCGTCAAGGCAGTTCCTGTGCTCCGTGATCATGGGCGCCCCGGGCTCCGGCAAGAGCACCCTGGCACTGCACATCATCAAACACTTCCAGCTGAAGAAGTTCTCCAGCGGGGACATGCTCCGAGACAACATGCTGAGGGACACAGAAATTGGTGTGCTGGCCAACATTTTCATGGCCCAG GGGAAGCTTATCCCAGACGACCTCATGACTCGGCTGATCCTCCAGGAGCTGAAAAATTTCACCCAGTATAACTGGCTCTTGTGTGGTTTCCCCAGGACACTTACACAGGCTGAAGCCCGGGATAGAGTTTATCAGGTACACCTGGTGATGAACCTGAACGTGCCCTTTGAGGTCATCCGGCAACGCCTCACGGCTCACTGGATTCATCCAGCCAGTGGCCGCATCTACAACCTCGAATTTAACCCTCCCAAAGCAGCCGACGTGGATGATGTGACTGGAGAGCCTCTCATTCAGCATGTGGACGATCAACCAGAAACACTTATCAAGAGAATGAAGGTTTACGAAGACCAAACAAAACCGGTCCTGGAATATTTCGAGAAAAAGGGAGTGTTGGAAACATTTTCTGGAACAGAAACCAATCAGATCTGGCCCTGTATGCATGCTTTCCTGCAAACAGAATTCCCACAGAGACACCAAAAAACTCAATTACCCCACGAGGAAAAATCCTTGTGA